From Brassica napus cultivar Da-Ae unplaced genomic scaffold, Da-Ae ScsIHWf_1281;HRSCAF=1830, whole genome shotgun sequence, one genomic window encodes:
- the LOC125596768 gene encoding uncharacterized protein LOC125596768: MSLDEKDVMKPRESMLNHKKQTTTMSVTEPRTAVPLLEIVEGDIEEIMMKGELTEMILLSQVALKPEFIPQICVLGDSGFVSVLEDLMETDDTMVELCTTVTPDEWNRGGEVITKQMGEGKWIQENHGTLGIIQRSLSSSTLEADGHEGTAKELWESMEAVYEDRSHLCKVFVVKRAIENLRQDGEELSKHLERFKSLWAELKALRPSTSDKDILKRRLEQDEVFSLLLSLDKSYDKLVRKILTEEVLPDVESVCGLVKHEQAKMQPDKRRKITELEQVITGKSLYSAYIGDIKDGDSLTNRHEKGGADEVITRREWDAFVAKAKALTASKKQGSHSVRSKPIIVDSGASHHMISDRSLMDEVRAATGNVQIANGDKIPIEGIGSLKLFDRESTALYLPQFTSNLISVKRATIDLQCQVVFRPQEVEFQDLVTGQVIGKGSSTNNLYQLQSTKLSKPSISICMSSTADGYEKSKYTWVTLLPSKDRVLEAFINFQAYVTNHYNATVKVLRSDNGVVSACYLINRTPTKVLRDLSPFEVLNKARPQIQHLRKGYKCYDPVTGRVLVSRDVKFIEGKGYYEEKIWEDLKDLPQTPSDKATNLRKILENLGISMTQDQGTRREPPRSTSTHEEESERRSPLDHEGGSEAESGVQQQQKSDSGSHDQGETQGEENPRSDGDVQADRESPRSDGDAQTDRDEQAAMQNPVESVGIQEPETEVQPLRRSTRVKKDPSNWVNTRIYYNAEAVAHPTQAVCSFATYPEEHVVFMGNLDENEIPRSYEEAMKHKMDLHNQVPGRWNY; the protein is encoded by the exons agccaggttgcccTAAAACCTGAGTTCATTCCGCAAATTTGTGTTCTTGGAGATTCTGGGTTTGTGAGTGTGCTTGAAGATTTG ATGGAAACAGACGACACCATGGTGGAGCTATGTACAACAGTTACTCCTGATGAGTGGAATCGTGGGGGTGAAGTGATTACAAAGCAGATGGGTGAAGGCAAGTGGATTCAAGAGAATCATGGAACACTTGGGATCATCCAGAGGTCACTCTCAAGTTCAACCCTGGAAGCTGATGGTCATGAAGGGACAGCTAAGGAGTTGTGGGAGAGTATGGAAGCTGTGTATGAGGACAGATCGCATCTATGCAAGGTTTTTGTGGTTAAGCGGGCCATTGAGAATCtgaggcaagatggagaagagcTCAGTAAGCATCTTGAACGCTTTAAGAGCTTATGGGCAGAGTTGAAGGCACTCAGACCGAGTACCTCAGATAAAGACATACTGAAGAGAAGACTAGAGCAAGATGAAGTGTTTAGTCTTCTGCTGAGTTTAGATAAGTCTTATGATAAACTGGTCAGGAAGATCCTCACGGAAGAAGTCCTACCTGATGTGGAGAGTGTGTGTGGTTTGGTGAAGCATGAGCAAGCAAAGATGCAGCCGGATAAGAGGAGAAAGATTACTGAGCTAGAACAAGTAATCACCGGCAAGAGCTTGTATTCAGCATACATAGGAGACATAAAAGATGGGGATAGCTTAACAAACAGACACGAGAAGGGTGGAGCTGATGAGGTGATTACCAGAAGAGAATGGGATGCATTTGTAGCCAAAGCGAAAGCACTCACTGCATCAAAGAAGCAAGGAAGTCATTCAGTAAGGTCTAAACCTATAATTGTGGATTCTGGAGCCAGTCAtcacatgatcagtgataggagtctGATGGATGAAGTGAGAGCAGCTACTGGAAATGTTCagatagcaaatggagataaaattccTATAGAAGGGATAGGAAGCTTGAAGCTATTTGACAGGGAGTCAACAGCCTTGTACCTGCCTCAGTTTACCTCCAATTTGATATCTGTAAAGAGAGCTACTATTGACTTGCaatgtcaagtagtattcaggccacaggaggttgagtttcaagatcTTGTTACGGGTcaagtgattggaaaggggagcAGTACCAACAATCTATACCAGCTACAATCAACTAAGCTCTCTAAACCCTCTATCTCTATATGcatgagtagtactgctgatggct atgaaaaatctaagtaCACATGGGTCACATTGCTTCCCTCCAAGGATAGAGTGTTAGAGGCATTTATAAACTTCCAAGCTTATGTCACTAATCACTataatgctactgtgaaggtactaaggtcagacaatggag ttgtcTCAgcatgttatctcatcaacaggacaccgaCGAAAGTTCTGAGGGATctatctccatttgaggtactgaacaagGCTAGGCCGCAGATTCAACATCTGAGA AAAGGgtataagtgctatgatccagtaACAGGGAGGgtgttggtgtctagagatgtcAAATTCATTGAAggaaaagggtattatgaagaaaagatatgggaagatttgaaggatcttcCACAAACGCCATCAGATAAGGCAACAAATCTGAGGAAAATATTGGAGAATCTTGGGATTAGCATGACCCAGGATCAAGGAACAAGAAGAGAACCACCAAGAAGCACAAGTACTCATGAGGAGGAAAGTGAAAGGAGgtcccctcttgatcatgaggggggaagtgaagcTGAATCAGGAGTGCAACAACAACAGAAAAGTGATTCAGGAAGTCATGATCAAGGAGAGACACAAGGAGAAGAGAATCCAAGATCAGATGGAGATGTGCAGGCTGATAGAGAGAGTCCAAGATCAGATGGAGATGCGCAGACTGATAGAGATGAGCAGGCAGCTATGCAAAATCCAGTCGAGTCAGTTGGGATTCAGGAACCAGAAACAGAGGTTCAACCACTGAGGAGAAGTACCAGGGTAAAGAAAGATCCATCAAATTGGGTGAACACAAGGATATACTACAATGCGGAGGCCGTAGCACATCCGACTCAAGCAGTATGTTCGTTTGCAACATATCCAGAGGAGCATGTGGTCTTCATGGGTAAtctggatgagaatgagatccCAAGGTCTtatgaggaagccatgaagCATAAG atggatcttcacaatcaagtaccgGGCAGATGGAACTATTGA